Proteins co-encoded in one Campylobacter concisus genomic window:
- the pta gene encoding phosphate acetyltransferase: MKSCYVFTDKNLAHLQEIIATKFKKVEIFKIIPDENDKNNLINSNEKEFFLKFIDKFEELKAKSDFVIVLGCESFSVFGKSELNLKLARNLNAPIFDKNASELKALNLNSKLLITDDFDEILSYKADIITPFKFQSLLLKRAKTANKTVILPESDDERILKAAHIVLEKDAANIILLGLEDEISKKAAALGLNLSKAKVIDPAQNELTKEFAKKIYELRKHKGVDEAKANALAKDKIYFATMLIHEGLADALVSGATMSTADTIRPALQIIKTKPNVSVVSGAFFMALEEEILLFADCAVTLNPSADELASITLSSAQTASAFGLNPKIAMLSYSTADSGSGPDVEFIKEAAKKVSKLDANLKIAAPIQFDAAIEPSVAGKKMPNSDVAGHANVFIFPNLNCGNICYKAVQRSANALAVGPILQGLKKPVNDLSRGCLVEDVVNTILISAIQAGE, encoded by the coding sequence ATGAAAAGTTGTTACGTTTTTACAGACAAAAATTTAGCACATCTGCAAGAAATTATAGCTACAAAATTCAAAAAAGTTGAGATTTTTAAGATAATCCCAGATGAAAACGATAAAAATAACTTAATAAATTCAAATGAAAAAGAATTTTTTCTAAAATTTATAGATAAATTTGAAGAGTTAAAAGCCAAAAGCGACTTTGTCATAGTTCTTGGCTGTGAGAGCTTTAGTGTCTTTGGCAAAAGCGAGCTAAATTTAAAACTAGCAAGAAATTTAAACGCTCCAATTTTTGACAAAAACGCAAGCGAGCTAAAAGCACTAAATCTAAACTCAAAGCTTCTAATAACCGATGATTTTGATGAAATTTTGAGCTACAAGGCTGACATAATCACACCATTTAAATTTCAAAGCCTGCTTCTAAAAAGAGCCAAAACTGCAAACAAAACAGTTATTTTGCCAGAGAGTGACGATGAGAGAATTTTAAAAGCGGCCCACATCGTATTAGAAAAAGATGCGGCAAATATCATATTGCTAGGACTTGAAGATGAAATTTCGAAAAAAGCGGCCGCTTTGGGGCTAAATTTAAGCAAAGCCAAAGTGATCGACCCAGCACAAAACGAGCTAACAAAGGAATTTGCAAAGAAAATTTATGAGCTTAGAAAACATAAAGGCGTGGACGAAGCCAAGGCAAATGCGCTTGCAAAAGATAAAATTTACTTTGCTACGATGCTAATTCATGAAGGCTTAGCCGATGCCTTGGTAAGCGGCGCTACGATGAGCACGGCTGATACGATCCGCCCAGCTTTGCAGATCATAAAAACAAAGCCAAATGTAAGTGTGGTAAGCGGGGCATTTTTTATGGCGCTTGAAGAAGAAATTTTGCTTTTTGCCGACTGCGCCGTCACGCTAAATCCAAGTGCAGATGAGCTAGCTAGCATAACGCTAAGCAGCGCTCAAACGGCAAGCGCCTTTGGTCTTAACCCAAAGATAGCCATGCTAAGCTACTCTACGGCTGATAGTGGTAGCGGGCCTGATGTAGAATTTATAAAAGAGGCTGCCAAAAAGGTGAGCAAGCTTGATGCAAATTTAAAAATCGCAGCGCCAATTCAGTTTGATGCAGCTATCGAGCCAAGTGTCGCTGGCAAAAAAATGCCAAACTCTGATGTGGCTGGGCATGCAAATGTCTTTATCTTTCCAAATTTAAACTGCGGAAACATCTGCTATAAAGCAGTTCAGCGAAGCGCAAACGCCCTAGCTGTGGGTCCGATCCTTCAAGGGCTAAAAAAGCCAGTTAACGACCTAAGTCGCGGCTGCCTCGTTGAAGACGTGGTAAATACTATCTTAATCAGCGCCATACAAGCAGGAGAATAA
- the flgH gene encoding flagellar basal body L-ring protein FlgH, whose product MNHKTIWLVLSAGIICTGCTPSADPHINMKPPVYVEQLPSKDSGTGQSNAGSLFGKGENPLFSDRKAMNVNDIVTIVISENASQTSTGSKSTNKDSTISLGGGVFTAGAAPLSNIADNLNKYGDIGFKAGGGNKFTGSGTSNRSEKFTATISARIIKILNNGNYFIEGSRELLINGEKQIMQVSGVIRPYDISQNNEIDSKYIADAKILYKTEGELDKSTKKPWGTRLMEAIWPF is encoded by the coding sequence ATGAACCATAAAACGATTTGGCTCGTCTTATCTGCGGGCATTATTTGCACTGGCTGCACACCAAGTGCTGATCCTCATATCAATATGAAACCCCCAGTTTATGTCGAGCAACTCCCTTCAAAAGATAGTGGAACCGGACAAAGTAACGCCGGTAGCCTCTTTGGTAAGGGCGAGAATCCGCTATTTTCAGATAGAAAGGCGATGAATGTAAATGATATTGTGACTATCGTTATCTCAGAAAATGCAAGCCAAACTTCAACTGGTAGTAAAAGTACAAATAAGGATAGTACCATCTCGCTTGGTGGCGGTGTATTTACGGCTGGAGCTGCTCCACTTTCAAATATAGCTGATAATCTAAATAAATACGGCGATATTGGCTTTAAAGCAGGTGGTGGCAATAAATTTACAGGAAGTGGCACGAGCAACAGAAGCGAGAAATTTACCGCAACCATTTCAGCCAGGATCATAAAAATACTAAATAACGGCAATTACTTTATCGAGGGTAGCCGGGAGCTACTTATAAATGGCGAAAAGCAGATCATGCAAGTAAGTGGTGTCATCAGACCTTACGACATCTCGCAAAACAACGAAATCGACTCAAAATACATAGCTGATGCTAAAATTTTATATAAAACAGAGGGTGAGCTAGACAAATCTACCAAAAAACCTTGGGGTACAAGGCTCATGGAAGCTATCTGGCCATTTTAA
- a CDS encoding hydrogenase small subunit, with product MNNDLRQKIDRRLSELSTLPKMKSDSSIAQLLKDKGFTRRDFMKWAGAMTAFMALPSAMTPMVARAAELSDRLPVIWLHMAECTGCSESLLRTDAPSIDSLIFDYISLEYHETIMAASGWQAEENLESAIEKYKGRYILLVEGGIPTGATENFLTVGPHGTTGKTHAVNASKDAAAIFAIGTCSSFGGIQAARPNPSNSVGLSKVTDKPVINVAGCPPSEKNIVGNVLHFLLFGTLPALDVYNRPKWAYGLRIHDLCERRGHFDAGEFVQNFGDEGAKNGYCLYKVGCKGPYTFNNCSRERFNQHTSWPVQAGHGCIGCSEPDFWDTMGPFEEPMADRLFDTVLGLGADNVSDKVGIGILALTGIGIAAHAVIASMSKDKE from the coding sequence ATGAATAATGACTTGCGTCAAAAGATAGATAGACGCTTAAGTGAGCTTAGTACGTTGCCTAAGATGAAAAGCGACTCGAGTATTGCGCAGCTTTTAAAAGATAAAGGCTTTACGAGGCGTGATTTTATGAAGTGGGCTGGTGCGATGACAGCTTTTATGGCTCTACCAAGTGCGATGACACCGATGGTTGCTCGTGCTGCTGAGCTTAGCGATAGGCTTCCTGTGATATGGCTTCATATGGCAGAATGCACAGGCTGTAGCGAGAGCTTACTAAGAACCGATGCTCCAAGCATAGATAGTCTTATATTTGACTACATAAGCCTTGAATACCACGAAACTATCATGGCAGCTTCTGGTTGGCAGGCTGAAGAAAATTTAGAGAGCGCGATCGAAAAATACAAAGGCAGATACATCCTACTAGTTGAGGGTGGTATCCCAACTGGTGCGACTGAAAATTTCTTGACAGTTGGACCTCATGGCACAACAGGTAAAACTCATGCTGTAAATGCTTCAAAAGACGCAGCTGCTATCTTTGCGATCGGCACCTGTTCTAGCTTTGGTGGCATTCAAGCTGCAAGGCCAAATCCATCAAATTCAGTGGGACTTTCAAAGGTAACTGATAAACCAGTTATTAATGTTGCGGGCTGTCCACCAAGTGAGAAAAATATCGTTGGCAACGTGCTTCACTTCTTACTTTTTGGCACACTTCCAGCACTTGACGTTTATAATAGACCAAAATGGGCTTATGGTTTAAGAATTCACGATCTTTGCGAAAGACGTGGTCACTTTGACGCTGGCGAGTTTGTCCAAAACTTTGGCGATGAAGGTGCAAAAAATGGCTACTGCTTATACAAAGTAGGTTGTAAAGGTCCATATACATTTAATAACTGCTCACGCGAGAGATTTAACCAGCACACATCATGGCCAGTTCAAGCAGGTCACGGCTGTATAGGCTGCTCAGAGCCAGACTTCTGGGATACGATGGGACCATTTGAAGAGCCTATGGCAGATAGACTCTTTGATACTGTTTTAGGTCTTGGAGCTGATAATGTCAGCGATAAAGTTGGCATTGGAATTTTAGCTCTTACAGGCATTGGCATAGCAGCTCACGCTGTTATAGCTTCTATGAGTAAAGATAAAGAATAA
- a CDS encoding nickel-dependent hydrogenase large subunit, with protein sequence MSEKRIVIDPITRIEGHLRIEVVVDENNVVKEAYSGSTLWRGLEQIVKGRDPRDAGFFMQRICGVCTYSHYRAGIIAVENALGIKPPLNAELTRTLMNAALYLHDHIVHFYQLHGMDWADVVSALSADVHKASEEAFKYTDLPFATGADKLKEVKERVEAFVKKGNLGPFANAYWGHSTYKFTPEQNLIVLSHYLECLRIQRTAAQMMAIFGAKNPHPQSLTVGGVTCVMDLMDPARMGEYMSKFAEIKEFVDRAYYPDILMAAKAYGNEPSVLNDVGVANLLCYDEFLIGKNDHLFKGGYILNGDLSKVYDIDENKITEEATRSWYKNDKALHPYDGETEANYTGLIDGESIDAEGKLAHSKLFDTKGKYSWIKAPRYDGLPMQVGPIASIVINYARGNERVKKVVDEFLAKSGLPLSVVFSTLGRTATRMLEAKVVAEHTMDAFNALIENLKSDQETCAKYVIDNKKEYKGNFQGNAPRGALSHWCRIKDGVITNWQAVVPSTWNASPKDAQNQMGSYEACLVGLKIADLSKPLEIIRKIHSYDPCIACAVHVMDTKGNDLSTYKINPNL encoded by the coding sequence ATGAGTGAAAAAAGAATAGTAATAGACCCTATAACACGTATCGAGGGACACTTAAGAATAGAAGTTGTCGTAGATGAAAATAATGTCGTAAAAGAGGCTTACTCTGGCTCAACTCTTTGGCGTGGCTTAGAGCAGATCGTAAAAGGCAGAGACCCAAGAGATGCTGGCTTTTTCATGCAAAGAATTTGTGGCGTTTGTACATACTCACACTACCGAGCAGGCATCATCGCGGTTGAAAATGCTCTTGGCATCAAGCCTCCGCTAAATGCAGAGCTAACTAGAACGCTTATGAACGCAGCTTTATATCTTCATGATCACATCGTGCACTTTTATCAACTTCACGGCATGGACTGGGCAGATGTGGTCTCTGCACTAAGCGCAGATGTGCATAAAGCTAGCGAAGAGGCGTTTAAATATACTGATCTTCCGTTTGCCACGGGAGCTGACAAGCTAAAAGAGGTAAAAGAGAGGGTTGAAGCCTTTGTTAAAAAGGGCAACCTTGGACCATTTGCTAACGCATACTGGGGACATAGCACATATAAATTTACGCCAGAGCAAAATTTAATCGTCCTCTCTCACTACTTAGAGTGCTTAAGGATTCAAAGAACAGCGGCTCAGATGATGGCTATCTTTGGTGCGAAAAACCCACATCCACAAAGCCTAACAGTAGGTGGTGTGACCTGCGTGATGGACCTTATGGATCCAGCTAGAATGGGCGAATATATGAGCAAATTTGCCGAGATTAAAGAATTTGTAGATAGAGCTTACTATCCAGATATCTTGATGGCAGCTAAAGCTTATGGTAATGAGCCAAGCGTTCTAAACGATGTTGGTGTGGCAAATTTACTTTGCTACGATGAGTTTTTAATAGGCAAAAATGATCATCTATTTAAAGGTGGCTATATCTTAAATGGCGATCTTAGCAAGGTTTATGATATCGATGAAAATAAAATCACCGAAGAAGCTACTAGGTCTTGGTATAAAAACGACAAAGCGCTTCATCCATACGACGGTGAGACTGAGGCAAACTACACAGGTCTTATTGACGGTGAGAGCATAGATGCCGAGGGTAAACTAGCTCACAGTAAGCTTTTTGATACAAAAGGCAAATATAGCTGGATCAAAGCACCAAGATATGATGGCTTGCCTATGCAAGTAGGACCGATTGCTAGCATCGTCATAAACTACGCTAGAGGCAACGAGAGAGTTAAAAAAGTAGTTGATGAATTTTTAGCAAAGAGTGGCTTGCCATTAAGTGTGGTTTTCTCAACTCTAGGCAGAACCGCTACTCGTATGCTTGAGGCAAAAGTAGTTGCAGAGCATACAATGGATGCATTTAATGCTTTAATCGAAAATTTAAAATCAGATCAAGAGACCTGCGCAAAATATGTAATCGATAACAAAAAAGAGTACAAAGGAAATTTCCAAGGCAATGCTCCAAGAGGTGCGCTTAGCCACTGGTGTCGCATAAAAGATGGCGTTATCACAAACTGGCAAGCAGTCGTGCCAAGCACTTGGAACGCCTCTCCAAAAGACGCACAAAATCAAATGGGCAGCTACGAAGCGTGCTTAGTTGGTTTAAAGATCGCTGATCTTTCAAAGCCACTTGAGATAATACGAAAAATTCACTCTTATGATCCTTGTATCGCATGCGCTGTGCATGTTATGGATACAAAGGGAAATGATTTGAGTACTTATAAGATAAATCCAAATTTGTAA
- the cybH gene encoding Ni/Fe-hydrogenase, b-type cytochrome subunit codes for MSHKNADRISEYEFSIGVRLTHWIRFAAITLLVVSGYYISYVFVSPEITSEPTNFMQAKWRMAHQIAGFVLIAAFIFKFYLFVFDKHSKKEWMSVVDFLNPKIWIAQIKYYLFMGPHPHLRGVYNPLQFASYFFFYLILTLICLSGLVLYVHVYHEGLGGALYEPARFFEELMGGLANVRTIHRICMWVIMIFVPIHVYMAVFNAVKGKNGAMDAIVSGYKFVKEH; via the coding sequence ATGTCACATAAAAATGCTGACAGGATCAGCGAATACGAATTCTCCATCGGCGTTAGGCTGACACACTGGATTAGATTTGCAGCGATCACACTTTTAGTTGTGAGTGGCTACTATATCTCGTACGTTTTTGTGAGTCCAGAGATCACGAGCGAGCCTACAAATTTTATGCAAGCAAAGTGGCGTATGGCTCACCAGATCGCTGGTTTTGTGCTAATAGCGGCGTTTATCTTTAAATTTTATCTATTTGTCTTTGATAAACATAGCAAAAAAGAGTGGATGAGCGTGGTTGATTTTCTAAATCCAAAAATTTGGATCGCGCAGATTAAGTATTATCTTTTTATGGGGCCACATCCGCATTTAAGGGGCGTTTATAATCCTTTGCAGTTTGCCTCATACTTTTTCTTTTATCTTATTTTGACTCTTATTTGCCTAAGTGGTCTTGTGCTTTATGTTCATGTTTATCATGAGGGACTTGGCGGAGCGCTTTATGAGCCAGCTAGGTTTTTTGAAGAGCTTATGGGCGGACTAGCAAATGTCAGAACGATACATAGAATTTGCATGTGGGTCATTATGATATTTGTGCCGATTCATGTTTATATGGCGGTATTTAACGCTGTTAAAGGCAAAAATGGAGCGATGGACGCCATCGTTAGTGGTTATAAATTTGTAAAAGAACACTGA
- a CDS encoding HyaD/HybD family hydrogenase maturation endopeptidase → MRVLVLGIGNVMFADEGIGVHFVNLMAKNYKFISSINELTLMDGGTLALALTHIISEFDYLIVVDCISANGASVGDVYFFDFLNVPNFISWDGSAHEIEMLQTLHLMELAGDRPTTKILGIVPSRIESSNFSLSDEVINASIILEKTLLDHLKELDFECEKVANFTLNDIVDEYAKKGLK, encoded by the coding sequence ATGAGAGTGCTAGTTCTTGGTATTGGCAACGTGATGTTTGCTGATGAGGGCATAGGTGTTCATTTTGTAAATTTGATGGCTAAAAACTATAAATTTATAAGTTCTATAAACGAGCTTACTCTAATGGACGGGGGCACTTTAGCCCTCGCTCTAACTCACATCATAAGCGAATTTGACTATCTTATCGTCGTTGATTGCATTAGCGCAAACGGTGCAAGCGTGGGCGATGTTTATTTTTTTGACTTTCTAAACGTACCAAATTTTATCAGCTGGGACGGCTCGGCTCACGAGATAGAGATGCTTCAGACCCTTCATCTAATGGAGCTTGCAGGCGATAGGCCTACGACTAAAATTTTAGGTATCGTGCCTAGCCGCATAGAATCATCAAATTTTAGTCTCTCAGATGAGGTTATAAACGCTTCTATAATTTTAGAAAAAACGCTGCTTGATCACTTAAAAGAGCTTGATTTTGAGTGTGAAAAGGTGGCAAATTTTACCCTAAACGATATCGTTGATGAATACGCTAAAAAAGGTTTAAAATGA
- the hypF gene encoding carbamoyltransferase HypF, which produces MRSSFRYEIKGLVQGVGFRPFVYTLAHNFKLVGEIYNDDEGVKLNFSGEEASFLAFEKELYEKLPALARIDELKKFKIDKIYEKLEIIASKRATKQAPILPDYALCDDCLREFYDPTNPRYKYPFINCTNCGPRFSIIKALPYDRVNTTMNEFKMCKFCESEYKDPLNRRYHAEPISCPNCGPRLYLKDKFGKVLASGNEAAKEAARLINEGKILAIKGLGGFHLVCDATNEAAVCELRARKHRPSKPFALMSKNLENARKIAQISEAEAKLLSSNLKPIVLLEAKNGSNIAKSVAPNLNKLGIMLAFSGIHLLLFDYLEHDIIATSANISGEVVIKDESELREKLGDVIDFYLDHDREIYSPSDDSIAFCVGDETIFTRTSRGLNPNFIHTNFKQKGTFLALGAELKSSFCIYKDGLLMFSPYIGDLKNVATFDRFKDIFTLFETTYNLKIEKVIADLHPNFLNTKWAKDQGFELVHLQHHYAHLLSVIFENDLADKKHLGFCFDGTGYGEDGKIWGGEVFRLDKKSYERVYHFDEFSLFGGENSIKNIYLIAYSIILKYSLEDEAGKFLVNFDEKMLANFKKMEQKGLNLVKTSSVGRIFDAFGAIICGLFHSSFEGESGMRLEALYDKNLDACYKFSLDDGVIGFKEAFKSALKDEPRVAATAFINGLADIIFEISKKEKIEILLSGGVFQNKTLLELIYKKFIKVNLKFYINKKFCSNDSNVNLGQIYYYLSTFSNK; this is translated from the coding sequence TTGAGATCAAGCTTTAGATATGAGATCAAAGGCTTAGTCCAAGGTGTGGGCTTTAGACCTTTTGTCTATACTTTGGCGCATAATTTTAAGCTTGTTGGTGAAATTTACAACGATGACGAGGGCGTGAAGCTAAATTTTAGTGGCGAAGAGGCCAGCTTTTTGGCTTTTGAAAAAGAGCTTTATGAGAAGCTGCCAGCCCTTGCTAGGATTGATGAACTAAAGAAATTTAAGATAGATAAAATTTATGAAAAGCTTGAGATCATCGCTTCAAAAAGAGCTACCAAGCAAGCGCCAATTTTGCCTGATTACGCGCTTTGCGATGACTGCTTACGCGAGTTTTATGACCCCACAAATCCACGCTACAAATACCCATTTATAAACTGCACCAACTGTGGACCGAGATTTTCTATCATCAAAGCATTGCCTTATGATAGGGTAAATACGACGATGAACGAGTTTAAAATGTGTAAATTTTGTGAGAGCGAATACAAAGATCCGCTTAACCGCCGCTACCACGCAGAGCCGATCTCTTGCCCAAACTGCGGACCAAGGCTCTATCTAAAAGATAAATTTGGCAAAGTCTTGGCTAGTGGGAACGAAGCAGCTAAAGAGGCGGCTAGGCTCATAAACGAAGGCAAAATTTTAGCCATTAAAGGGCTTGGCGGCTTTCATCTAGTCTGCGACGCGACAAATGAAGCCGCAGTTTGCGAACTAAGAGCTAGAAAACACCGCCCAAGCAAGCCCTTTGCTCTGATGAGTAAAAATTTAGAGAATGCTAGAAAAATAGCGCAAATTTCAGAGGCGGAGGCAAAGCTTCTTAGCTCAAATTTAAAGCCGATCGTCTTACTTGAAGCAAAAAACGGCTCAAATATCGCAAAAAGTGTTGCGCCAAATTTAAACAAGCTTGGCATCATGCTCGCATTTAGTGGCATACATCTTTTGTTATTTGACTATTTAGAACACGACATCATCGCAACTAGCGCAAATATCTCAGGCGAAGTTGTGATAAAAGACGAGAGCGAGCTAAGAGAAAAACTAGGTGATGTCATAGATTTTTACCTTGATCACGACCGAGAAATTTACTCTCCAAGTGACGATAGTATCGCATTTTGTGTTGGTGATGAGACAATTTTCACAAGAACGAGCCGTGGACTAAATCCAAATTTCATTCATACAAATTTCAAGCAAAAAGGGACATTTTTAGCCCTTGGAGCGGAGCTAAAAAGTTCGTTTTGTATCTACAAAGACGGACTTTTGATGTTTAGTCCATATATCGGCGATCTAAAAAACGTGGCGACTTTTGATAGATTTAAAGATATTTTTACCCTTTTTGAAACGACTTATAACCTAAAAATCGAGAAGGTCATAGCCGATCTGCATCCAAATTTTTTAAATACAAAATGGGCAAAGGATCAGGGCTTCGAGCTAGTTCATTTGCAGCACCACTACGCGCATCTGCTAAGCGTGATCTTTGAAAATGATCTAGCAGATAAAAAGCACCTTGGCTTTTGCTTTGATGGCACTGGATACGGGGAAGATGGCAAAATTTGGGGTGGCGAGGTCTTTAGGCTAGATAAAAAGAGTTACGAGCGAGTTTATCATTTTGATGAATTTAGCCTATTTGGGGGCGAAAACAGCATCAAAAATATTTATCTAATCGCATATTCTATTATTTTAAAATACTCTCTTGAGGACGAAGCTGGTAAATTTTTAGTAAATTTTGATGAAAAAATGCTTGCAAATTTTAAAAAAATGGAGCAAAAAGGATTAAACTTAGTAAAGACTAGCTCGGTTGGTAGGATATTTGACGCATTTGGGGCGATTATTTGTGGACTTTTTCACTCGAGTTTTGAGGGCGAGAGTGGTATGAGGCTTGAAGCACTTTATGATAAAAATTTAGATGCGTGTTATAAATTTAGCCTAGATGATGGAGTGATTGGCTTTAAAGAAGCTTTTAAAAGTGCTTTAAAAGATGAGCCAAGAGTGGCTGCAACGGCATTTATAAATGGCTTGGCTGATATTATTTTTGAAATTTCAAAAAAAGAAAAAATAGAAATTTTACTAAGCGGTGGAGTTTTTCAAAATAAGACTTTACTCGAACTTATTTACAAAAAATTTATTAAAGTAAATTTGAAATTTTATATCAATAAAAAATTCTGTAGCAACGATTCTAACGTAAATTTAGGGCAAATTTATTATTATTTATCCACATTTTCTAATAAGTGA
- the nikR gene encoding nickel-responsive transcriptional regulator NikR, with protein MDSVIRFSVSLPSQLLDELDKKVSEQGYASRSEFTRDLIREKIVSDSWKDASEELIGVLTLIYMHHHNDLVNKKMDIEHSSDVKIICTNHVHVDHHNCLETISIRGEAGKIERFAERIAGLKGVKFSKLTRAAIPRF; from the coding sequence ATGGATAGCGTTATACGTTTTAGTGTTTCTTTACCTAGTCAGTTACTAGACGAACTAGATAAAAAGGTTAGCGAACAAGGCTATGCTTCTAGGAGCGAATTTACGAGGGATTTGATACGCGAAAAGATCGTAAGTGATAGCTGGAAGGACGCTAGTGAGGAGTTGATCGGGGTTTTGACGCTCATTTATATGCATCATCACAACGATTTGGTGAATAAAAAGATGGATATAGAGCATAGCTCTGATGTGAAAATCATCTGCACAAACCATGTTCATGTCGATCACCATAACTGCTTAGAAACGATTTCAATAAGAGGCGAGGCTGGCAAAATTGAACGCTTTGCTGAAAGGATCGCCGGCTTAAAGGGCGTAAAATTTTCTAAACTCACAAGGGCAGCTATTCCTAGGTTTTAG
- a CDS encoding Na+/H+ antiporter NhaA, which translates to MGFRNFWDFFIGEASGGIFLIAAALVAFIFENIFLSSFYNSFLQIDTRLNFGRSPIQKPLILFVNDSLMAVFFFLLGFRLKREIFKAKLRSLAQATLLKIFIIGSILASVFFYILNHNYIFLLKD; encoded by the coding sequence ATGGGTTTTAGGAATTTTTGGGATTTTTTTATAGGTGAAGCTAGCGGTGGTATCTTTCTTATCGCTGCTGCTTTAGTGGCATTTATCTTTGAAAATATTTTTTTAAGCAGTTTTTATAACTCATTTTTACAAATCGATACAAGGCTAAATTTTGGCAGATCGCCGATACAAAAGCCCCTTATCCTTTTTGTAAATGATAGTTTGATGGCCGTTTTTTTCTTTTTACTTGGGTTTAGACTTAAGCGAGAAATTTTTAAAGCGAAGCTTAGGAGTCTGGCCCAAGCTACCTTGCTAAAAATTTTTATCATCGGTAGCATTTTAGCTTCTGTATTTTTTTATATTTTAAATCACAATTATATTTTTTTGTTGAAAGACTAA
- a CDS encoding DUF2157 domain-containing protein, with protein sequence MNFLNRIFLTKELDRWQSDGIVDKETAIKIANLYDIDPDAHSDKISFVLKLVAYLFFALAFFTLVGANWEEIPRLGRLALVLFVLGLVNFGGIYYLTKGKENLSTAMFFLGNFCFGAAIALIAQIYNISDEPSGGILLWSIGAFAVSFASKKGILVAQSLIFATVWFFMIAYQGDFGFGFIIFIALGAYTLYKDDSKWLAFVLFIDIFIYIISFCGYISGLRAIFDYGFLFGLPMVAIVSLSYALLLISISPLLDKFRVGLGAFTKEFGKNFGVFVLLFCLFLFEERNLFEAGDEELWFVKSFFKSNFGFVFILFSVAYFALFFKEKNKSGLLLGALLVSLPFVFSYGPGYANIFFSLANIITAAVLIKKGELKLGLCMIFLVAAVRYFQLIGDYIGATALFIVFAFIVLVVARKGRKK encoded by the coding sequence ATGAACTTTTTAAATAGAATTTTTCTAACAAAAGAGCTGGATCGGTGGCAAAGTGACGGCATAGTCGATAAAGAGACCGCTATAAAAATAGCAAATTTATATGACATCGACCCTGACGCTCATAGTGACAAGATAAGTTTTGTCCTAAAGCTCGTAGCATATCTATTTTTTGCACTAGCCTTTTTTACGCTCGTTGGTGCAAACTGGGAAGAGATACCAAGACTAGGACGTTTAGCACTTGTGTTGTTTGTGCTTGGGCTTGTAAATTTTGGTGGAATTTACTATCTCACAAAGGGAAAGGAAAATCTATCAACAGCGATGTTTTTTCTTGGAAATTTCTGCTTTGGTGCGGCGATTGCTCTTATTGCTCAAATTTATAACATTAGCGATGAGCCAAGTGGCGGTATCTTGCTTTGGAGTATCGGAGCGTTTGCGGTTTCTTTTGCTAGTAAAAAAGGTATATTGGTAGCCCAAAGCCTTATCTTTGCGACAGTTTGGTTTTTTATGATAGCTTATCAGGGTGATTTTGGCTTTGGCTTTATCATTTTTATAGCACTTGGCGCATATACGCTTTACAAAGACGACTCAAAATGGCTTGCTTTTGTGCTTTTTATAGATATTTTTATATACATCATTTCATTTTGCGGCTACATTAGTGGTCTTAGAGCGATATTTGATTATGGATTTTTGTTTGGACTTCCGATGGTTGCGATCGTATCGCTATCTTATGCGCTTTTACTTATTAGCATTTCGCCGCTACTAGATAAATTTAGAGTAGGGCTTGGCGCATTTACGAAAGAATTTGGTAAAAATTTTGGCGTTTTTGTGTTGTTATTTTGTCTATTTTTATTTGAAGAAAGAAATTTATTTGAGGCTGGAGATGAAGAGCTTTGGTTTGTAAAGTCGTTTTTTAAAAGCAACTTTGGCTTTGTCTTTATCTTATTTAGTGTTGCTTATTTTGCACTATTTTTTAAAGAAAAAAATAAGAGCGGCTTGCTGCTTGGGGCGCTGCTCGTGTCGTTGCCATTTGTCTTTAGCTACGGGCCTGGATATGCAAATATATTTTTCTCGCTTGCAAATATCATAACAGCTGCGGTTCTTATCAAAAAGGGTGAGTTAAAACTCGGTCTTTGTATGATATTTTTGGTTGCAGCCGTGAGGTATTTCCAACTCATAGGTGATTATATCGGTGCTACGGCGCTATTTATTGTGTTTGCTTTCATAGTGCTAGTTGTGGCTAGAAAAGGACGTAAAAAATGA